One region of Salvia miltiorrhiza cultivar Shanhuang (shh) chromosome 3, IMPLAD_Smil_shh, whole genome shotgun sequence genomic DNA includes:
- the LOC131017909 gene encoding CSC1-like protein HYP1: MFIVPVFIAQGLANLAQLETMLPFLSGILRMKIVTQVVTGFLPSLILEMFLVLVPPVMIMLSSIQGHVALSQIEKSACIKMVWFTVWNIFFANVLSGSALYKFNLLLEPKKIPELLAVVVPGQASFFIAYVVTSGWTTTFSTELFRLKFLVCRFLKGGMCCCSNEELEVLSNPYHRQIPRILFFSLLGITYFFLAPLILYLITLSQ, encoded by the exons ATGTTCATTGTACCTGTTTTCATAGCCCAAGGGCTTGCTAATTTGGCTCAGTTAGAGACCATGCTACCCTTTTTGAGCGGCATATTAAGGAT GAAAATCGTTACCCAAGTGGTTACAGGATTTCTTCCGAGTCTCATCCTTGAGATGTTTTTAGTTTTAGTGCCACCAGTCATGATCATGCTTTCTTCCATTCAAGGACACGTTGCCCTTAGCCAGATTGAGAAAAGTGCATGTATCAAAATGGTATGGTTCACCGTATGGAACATCTTCTTTGCCAATGTGCTATCCGGATCAGCGCTATACAAGTTTAACCTTCTTCTGGAGCCTAAAAAAATTCCTGAACTATTAGCCGTGGTTGTTCCTGGACag GCCTCATTCTTCATTGCATATGTTGTAACATCTGGATGGACCACTACATTTTCTACAGAGCTTTTTCGGCTGAAGTTCCTCGTTTGTAGATTTTTGAAAGGAGGTATGTGTTGCTGCTCTAATGAAGAACTCGAGGTCCTTTCCAACCCTTATCACAGACAAATTCCCAGAATTCTCTTTTTCAGCCTTCTTGGTATAACGTACTTCTTCCTCGCACCCCTTATTTTGTATCTGATCACTCTCTCCCAATAA